The genomic window TCCCACAATGGAATATTTTCAACGCGATATCGAATACATCAAAGCCATTGAAAAAGGATTTTTAAACCATATTAAATCAAAGAAAATTATTACCTATGATGATCAGATGCAGGTCTTCTTTAACCCTGAACCTTCCGATCCAAAGATGAATGAGTTTACAAAAGATCTGAAAATCTCTTTCGATAAAAATACACAACGAAATTATTTTGATCTGGTTGATAAAAAATATTCAGAATTACCTTTAAATATTTATCAGTCAGCTATAAAGGACGGAAAATATGTCGGCTCGGATATTTGGGAATTTTTCAGAAATAAGGTTAAAGATTATTGTATAAAAAGTGACCAGAGAAATATCCTTTTCATTTTGACTGACGGATATATGTATCATGATGATTCTAAATTTTCACAAGAAAACAAAACATCATATTTAACTTCAAAATTGATAAAATCCAACAACCTCACAACTACAGATTTTAAAGATATTATCGAAAAAAACAAATTTGGTTTTGTAAAAGCCAATGATAATCTGAATAATCTCGAGGTTATCGTATTAGGAATCAACCCTGAAAAAGGAAATCCGTTTGAAGAAGCCGTGATTAAGGAATACTGGGAAAACTGGTTTAAAGAAATGAAAATCAAAAATTACCAGATCAAATCTGCAGACCTTCCTTCTAATCTGGAACCTATTATCTTAAAAGTAATTTCAGGAAAATAAAAACACTCCATATATATTTAACTATTAAAAAAAGCGAGGAAATAATTTTTCTCGCTTTGTCTTTATTTTCTCAACATTTCCGTATGCGGAATATTATCTTCCAGATATTTTTTTCCGGTATCTTCAAACCCGAAATCGCTATAGAATTTCAATAAATAATCCTGTGCTGAAATCCTGATTTCCGAAGTATGAAAACGGTTTTCTATGGTTTCTACAGCATATTGTATTAATAATTTCCCCAGGCTTTTTCCTCTGGCTTTCTCTGTCGTCAAAACTCTTCCGATAGAAGCTTCATCATATTTTATTCCTCT from Chryseobacterium camelliae includes these protein-coding regions:
- a CDS encoding GNAT family N-acetyltransferase, with translation MSNVIWKIKTFEEFTVPELYAVLKARIDVFVIEQNCPYPDLDNYDQKAVHIWAEENGEVLANCRIFNRGIKYDEASIGRVLTTEKARGKSLGKLLIQYAVETIENRFHTSEIRISAQDYLLKFYSDFGFEDTGKKYLEDNIPHTEMLRK